GCTGCTCGGCGAGCAGGGGGTCGACTCCGTCCTCGGCGGCGAAGCACGAATTGTCGCCCCTGCCGACTCAGGCGATGTTGCGGCAACGGCCAGCCCGGCCAGAGAGATGCAGGAAACCGTGCGCAAAGCCTTCGAAGCCAGTCAGCCAGATGCCCCCGCCAGCGGCACCCAGGAGCGCCTGGAGACGATCCTGTCGGATCTCACCGACATCAAGGCCCGTCTCGACGCTGTCCGCCTCAAGAAGGCCGCCTGAAGACCCAAAGCGCCGTCATTTCCCATTGCCAATTTTCGAGATGCGCCTATACCACCGCACTTGGTTCGGAGCGTAGCGCAGCCAGGTAGCGCACTTGACTGGGGGTCAAGGGGTCGCAGGTTCGAATCCTGCCGTTCCGACCATTTGAACGCGGTGCTGTCCCCAAAAAAAAGGGGCAGCCTGAAGCTGCCCCAAGGGAGGAATACGCGTTTTTTGATCTCACTCAAAACCGCGTTCTCAAGGTCACGCCATAGGTGGCTGGATCCTGAGTGAATTGACCGCGAGCCCGTGCGCCTTCGCCGCCCCGTAGCGGGATGTTGAAGGTCACATTCTTGGTGATCTCATCGGTCACGTTTCGGCCCCAGAGCTCGAGGGTCCATCGATCATCTGGCGAAGAGACACCGACCCGAAGATTGAGCTTGGTATGGGCCTCCTGAATGTCGCCCGGTAAAGGAACATCGGTCAGAAGTTCGGTCGGCTGAGTGCTGGTTCGACGATCCGATTCATACCGGAAATTGGCATTGGCAAACCAGTCGAAGCCACCGCCTTCAAACTCATAGGTTGCGCCGCCGACCAGGACATTTTCCGGCGCATTGGTCAGGCTGTTGCCACACAGATTC
This DNA window, taken from Hyphomonas sp. Mor2, encodes the following:
- a CDS encoding MerR family transcriptional regulator translates to MPSSAARKIEKSADAYRSIGEAAEELGLQPHVLRYWETKFAKFVKPLKRRDGRRMFRPEDMAALRAIQTLVHDQGMTLKGAGKLLGEQGVDSVLGGEARIVAPADSGDVAATASPAREMQETVRKAFEASQPDAPASGTQERLETILSDLTDIKARLDAVRLKKAA